Part of the Nocardioides perillae genome is shown below.
GGCGCGGGCGGCCGGACTCCTCCGAGACCACCTCGGCGTCGTGCCAGCCCAGGCCGGCGGGGCCGCCCAGCGCCTTGGCGACCGCCTCCTTGGCCGCGAAGCGCGCCGCGAGCGAGGCCGGCCCGCGGGTCGCCTCGGCCGGGGTGAAGAGCCGCTCGCGCAGCCCGGGCGTGCGGGCCAGCGACGCCACGAAGCGCTCGACGTCGACGACGTCGGTGCCGACCCCCACGACGGGCACGACGGTCCCCCGGTCCTACTCGACCGTGACGGACTTGGCGAGGTTGCGCGGCTGGTCGACGTCGTGCTCGAGCGCCGTGGCCAGCTCGCAGGCGAAGAGCTGCAGCGGCACGACAGCCAGCAGCGGCTGCAGCAGCACCGGCACCTTCGGCAGCCACACGAGGTCGTCGGCGTAGGGCTCGATGGTGGTGTCGCCCTCCTCGGCCAGGCAGATGGTGCGCGCCCCGCGGGCCCGCACCTCCTGGATGCCGCTCACCATCTTCTCGTGCAGCTGGTCGCGCCCGCGGGGCGGCACGACGCAGAGCACCGGCAGGCCCTCCTCCACCAGCGCGATGGGGCCGTGCTTGAGCTCGCCGGCCGCGAACCCCTCGGCGTGGAGGTAGGCGAGCTCCTTGAGCTTGAGCGCGCCCTCGAGCGCGACGGGGTAGC
Proteins encoded:
- a CDS encoding holo-ACP synthase, whose product is MPVVGVGTDVVDVERFVASLARTPGLRERLFTPAEATRGPASLAARFAAKEAVAKALGGPAGLGWHDAEVVSEESGRPRLELRGTVRAAADALGVAHVHVSLSHDAGIASAVVVLES